CACTCGCTGCGTGTGAGGGCCCGGTGATCCATTCGGTACCCTATGTAAATCAACCAGAACAGATTGTTCCTGGAATAGCTAACTACTATGCGACCACCATCGCAAACGGTTATGACTTTGCAAGCGTTCTTGTAAAGACGAGAGAAGGTCGCCCGATAAAGATAGAAAGCAATCGCGATGCAAAATATCGTGGAAATGCAAATGCTAGGGTGCACGCCTCTGTACTTTCATTATATGACACGCAAAGACTTCAAGCGCCTTTAGTAAAAGGAGCTGAATCTAGCTGGGATAAACTTGATGGTGAGGTAGCTCAAAAGCTTAATCAGCTGGGAGGTAAAGAGCTTGTTGTTCTTACTGCTACTCATGCCAGCCCTTCCATGTCTAAAATCATAGAAAAGCTCAAAGCTAAGTACGGCAACGTGCGCGAAGTGGTTTATGACGCAGTAGGTGAAGACGCCGCTCTGGATGCTTTTGAAGGAAAATATGGGACTCGCGGTCTTGCTGACTATGATTTTACTGATGCAGAGTGCATCGTATCTATAGGCGCAGATTTTGTAGGTGATTGGCAAGGTGGTGGCTTTGATAAAGGTTACAGTGCGTCTCGCATCCCAAAAGATGGAAAAATGTCTCAGCATATACAGTTTGAGGCAAACATGAGTCTTTCTGGTGCTAATGCAGACAGAAGATACCCAGTAAAACCATCTGAACAGAAAGCGATAATTGCAGCGCTTTATTCTAAAATTGCAGGCGGGAGTTCTCCTTCCTTGCCGGCTAAAATTGAAAAAGCTGTTGAGCAAGCTGCTATTGCTTTGAAGAGAGGTGGTAGCAAATCTGTGGTGTTATGTGGTCTTTCTGATCGTGCTGCACAACAGTTGACACTATCCATTAATGAAGCGCTTTCAAGTACTATTATTGATACTGAGGAGCCTATCATGACGAGACAAGGTAGTCGTATGGCTGTTAAGAACCTCCTGCGAGAGATGAATTCAGGTAGCGTAGGTGCTGTTTTTGTACTGGGTGTAGATCCTGTCTATGCTTATGAAGATAGTGACGCTTTCGCGAAAGCGTTCTCAAAAGTGCCTCTCAAAGTATCATTTGCAACTCGCAAAGATGCAACAGCTGAACTTTGTGACTATGTAGCAACCACACCTCATTATTTAGAGTCTTGGGGTGATACCATGATCAAAAAAGGTCATGTTTACCTAACACAGCCTACTATTAAGCCACTCTTTGACACGCGTCAAGCACAAGAAACGCTGTTAAAGTGGAGTGGTGATAATACATCATACAGAGACTTCTTGAAAAGCTCTGCTCAGGCAGATGGTTCTAACTGGAACAAATCTTTACAAGACGGTTTTTATAAATCAAATGCTGACTTCATTGCTAACGACCTCGCTCCTCAAATGAGTGACGGCATGGCTTTAAGCGAGCTATCTAACGCTAAAGGAAGCAATGATTTTGAACTAGTTCTTTATACCAAAACTGCGGTAGGTGACGGTAAGCAAATCAATAACCCATGGTTGCAGGAATTGCCAGACCCTATCACGCGTACGACATGGGATAATTACATGACCATTTCTATAGCTGATGCAGAAGAACTAGGAATTGAGAATTATAACGTAGCTAACGGTGCTCTAGACGGTAATTACGCTGTTGTGAGTATGAATGGCGTAGAGCTTACGTTACCCGCCTTGATCCAGCCTGGTCAAGCAAAAGGTACCATAGGTATTGCTCTAGGTTATGGACAAAAGAATGGTGTTCAAGAGGAAATGCAAACTGGTGTTAATGCTTACCCACTCTATAAGGATGGTGTCAATATACAGAGCGTAAAAGTTTCTGCAACTGCTGATGTTCATGAGTTTGCTTGTACACAGCTGCAGAATACCATGATGGGTCGTGACGTGATACGGGAGACTGATCTTGCAACATATCGCTCTGGAGATAAGGATGAGTTCAATCCGATGCCTGAGGTGTCATTGAACCACATCCCAACTAATGTGACAAGTCCTGATGTAGATCTATGGGAAGGTTTTGACCGTTCTGTAGGACATCACTTCAACATGTCAATTGATTTAAATGCGTGTACCGGTTGTGGTGCCTGTGTAATCGCTTGTCATGCGGAAAATAACGTGCCTGTTGTTGGTAAATCTGAAGTGCGTAAGTCCCGTGACATGCACTGGTTGCGTATCGATAGGTATTATTCATCTACAGATAGTTTTGAAGATGATGAGGCTAAAAAAGATGGTTTCTCTGGATTGTTTGGAGACAATGGATCTCTAGGAGGATTTGGTGAACTTGAAATTCCAGCTGAAAATCCACAGGTAGCTTTTCAGCCTATTATGTGTCAACACTGTAATCACGCTCCGTGTGAAACAGTTTGTCCGGTAGCGGCAAGTGCACATGGTCGTCAGGGTCAAAACCACATGACTTATAACAGATGTGTAGGTACAAGATATTGTGCAAACAACTGTCCATATAAAGTACGCCGATTCAACTGGTTCCTTTACAATGGAAACGATGAGTTTGACTATCACATGAACAACGACCTAGGTCGTATGGTAGTAAATCCTGATGTGACTGTACGTTCTAGAGGGGTTATGGAGAAATGTTCTATGTGTATGCAAATGACACAGATGACCATTCTTGAAGCCAAGAAAGAAGGTAGAATGATTAAGGATGGCGAGTTTGCTACAGCGTGTTCAAACGCTTGTATGGAAGGAGCCATCAAGTTTGGTGATATTAATGATAAAGAATCTGAAATTTACAAATTAAAGCAGTCTGACAGAGCTTACCACTTGCTGGAAGAAGTTGGAACAGAGCCTAATGTATTGTATCAGGTTAAAGTAAGAAACGTATAATTAACTAGGAAATTAATCAAGATATTATGGCTCATTATGAAGCGTCCATAAGAAGACCTCTGGTTACTGGTGACAAGACCTATGGTGATGTTACTAGAGATATCGTAGCTCCAGTTGAAGGAGAGGCAAATAAGCAGTGGTGGCTGGTTTTTTCAATCGCACTGATCGCTTTTCTTTATGGACTAGGCTGTATCATCTACACCGTTTCTACGGGAATAGGTGTTTGGGGATTGAATAAAACCATCGGTTGGGCATGGGACATTACCAACTTTGTATGGTGGGTAGGAATTGGTCACGCTGGAACACTGATTTCTGCGGTATTGCTACTTTTTCGTCAAAAATGGAGAATGGCGATCAACCGTTCTGCAGAGGCGATGACGATTTTCTCGGTTATACAAGCAGGTTTGTTCCCAATTATTCACATGGGTCGTCCATGGTTGGCATACTGGGTATTACCTATCCCTAACCAATTTGGTTCTTTGTGGGTAAACTTCAACTCACCTCTTCTTTGGGACGTATTTGCAATTTCAACTTATCTTTCTGTATCCCTGGTTTTTTGGTGGACAGGATTGCTTCCTGACTTTGCAATGATTCGCGACCGTGCGATCACGCCTTTCAATAAGAAGATCTACGGAATCTTATCATTTGGATGGAGTGGTAGAGCAAAGGATTGGCAACGTTTTGAAGAAGTTTCACTTGTTCTTGCAGGTCTCGCAACGCCACTTGTACTTTCTGTACACACGATTGTATCCTTTGACTTTGCAACTTCTGTGATTCCTGGATGGCACACTACGATTTTCCCACCTTACTTCGTTGCAGGTGCGGTATTCTCTGGATTTGCTATGGTAAACACGCTTTTGATTGTAATGCGTAAAGTGGTCAACCTTGAGAATTACATCACGATTCAACATATCGAATTGATGAACTTGGTCATTATGATTACGGGTTCTATAGTAGGTGTAGCATACATAACCGAGCTTTTTGTAGCATGGTATTCGGGAGTTGAATATGAGCAGTACGCATTCTTGAACAGAGCAACGGGACCTTACTGGTGGGCTTACTGGTCTATGATGACTTGTAACGTGTTCTCTCCGCAGTTCATGTGGTTCAAGAAATTAAGAACCAGTATCATGTTCAGTTTTGTGATCTCAATTGTGGTGAACATAGGGATGTGGTTTGAGCGTTTCGTGATTATCGTTACTTCTTTGCACAGAGACTACATTCCGTCTTCATGGACAATGTTTTCACCTACATTTGTTGATATAGGTATTTTCATTGGGACAATAGGATTCTTCTTTGTACTCTTCTTACTGTACTCTAGGACGTTCCCAGTAATTGCACAGGCAGAGGTGAAATCGATTTTGAAGTCTAGTGGAAGTAAATACAAGACTTTACGAGAAAATAAAATGACGTCTAACACTGCTAATTCATCAGGTGACCCGATTGCTCACCCTAGCAAATAGACCAGAGATATTATGGCAACACACAAAATACACGCCCTTTATGCTGATGATGATGTCTTACTCAGAGCGGTAAAACTGATCAAGGAGCAGAAGTATCATATTGAAGAAGTTTTTTGCCCATTTCCAGTACACGGACTTGAAAAAGCTATGGGTATTGCAGACACGAGACTTGCTATTAATGCATTCCTCTATGGTCTGGTTGGATTATCTGTAGCTACGGTAATGATGAATTACATCATGATTGAAGACTGGCCGCAAAATATAGGTGGAAAGCCTAGTTTTTCTTACCTACAAAATATGCCGGCTTTTGTACCGATCATGTTTGAGCTTACAGTTTTTTTTGCTGCTCACTTAATGGTCATTACTTTTTATTTGAGAAGCCGCTTGTGGCCCTTCAAAAAAGCTGAGAATCCAGATGTGCGCACCACAGATGATCACTTCCTAATGGAGATTGATGCATACGGTGAGGATATAGATTCAATCACAAAATTCATTTACGATACAGGCGCGACAGAGATAAGCCTTATCGATAATAAAGACGATCATTAATGAAGAAGTCGTATTTAAATTTATTATATGTCTTTATTGCAGCAGCACTCGTGGCTTGCGGCGATGGTCAAGATAAAGAGGTAGATGCTAGTTCAGATCGTTCTGTACAGTATTTCCCAAATATGTATCAAGACGTAGGCTACAGTACCTATGGTGAAGGAGAGATCTTTCCAAACAATGTCGAGGCACAGAAGCCAGTTGAGGGTACTGTGTCGAGAGGCTGGATGCCTTATGAGTACGAGGATACTAATGAGGGTTACGCTTCCGCGAAAGCGAACTTAAATAACCCACTTCCCTACACGGAAGAAAATGTTACCGAAGGGCAGGTGCTTTATAATATCTACTGTGCTATATGCCATGGAGAAAAAGGAAAGGGTCAGGGACACCTAGTAAAAACCGAAAAGATTTTGGGTGTTCCTAGTTATGACGCTCGTGAGATTACGCAAGGTTCTATCTATCACGTAATGTACTATGGAATCAACTATATGGGATCCTATGCATCCCAGACTTCTATTGAAGAGCGCTGGCAGATAGCTCACTATGTAGACAAACTCACCAAAGAGCTTAAAGGTGAGCCATCTAGAGAATTTGAGGAAGGAAATAATGATGGACTTTTTGCAGCTTACGATCAGGATATGAACCCTGAGAACACTAAGGAAGAAGATAAAGATTCTGAAGTCGAGCAACCGACTTTGCAGCCAGGAGAGATTGAGGAAATGCAGGAAGAAACAAATACAAATACTAGCGGCGACCAGTAGGTCATAGAAGTTTATATATATGTACACTCTTACAAGCAAATTGAAGATTTTCGCGATAGTACTTATGGTATTAGGTGCGATTCTTACGGTAGCTGGCTTTTTAACGGTGCCCAGCGATGAAGACATTGAGCATATGGTCGCTAATCATGGTATAGAACATCATGAAGGTGAACATTATAATAAAGTAGGCGAAGATCATGAAACCATGGTTCATGGAAGTGAATCGCACCCCATGAACAGTGTCCATGGAGATAATCATCACGGTGATGAGGCTCACCACGGTAGCGATACTGATGTGGAGCACGTAACCCATCAGGTTCATAATAGACCATGGTCGGCGGTATATGTAGCTGCATTCTTCTTTTTCATGATTGGCCTTGGTGCTCTTGTTTTTCTGGCTCTACAGAAAGCTGCGCAAGCTGGTTGGTCTGTTGTCCTTTTCAGGGTAATGGAAGGAATTAGTGCTTATATATTGCCTGGTGGAATCATCATGTTTATCTTGCTGCTTCTCGCTTCATTCCATATTACCCATATCTTCCATTGGATGGATCCTGAGGTGATTGACCCTTCTAACCCTCATTATGATGAGCTTATTGCTGGTAAAACTGGTTTCTTAAATGTTCCCTTCTTTTTAGCTCGAGCAGCAGCCTTCCTAATAGGTTGGAATCTTTACCGATGGAATATCAGAAAGTTCAGCTTGAAACAAGATGAGGAGCCTAAGGACAATGTATGGTACAAAAAGGGCTTCAAGCATTCTGCTATGTTCTTGGTATTTTTCTTGGTGACTGAATCAATCATGGCTTGGGACTGGATTATGAGTTTTGATCCCCACTGGTTCTCAACACTTTTTGCATGGTATATTCTTGCGGGCATGATGGTAACCGCCATTACTACGATAGCTATCGTAACCATCTTCTTGAAGAATTGTGGATACCTAGAGTACGTTAACGACAGTCATATTCATGACTTGGCTAAGTTCATGTTTGGTTTTAGTGTTTTCTGGACTTACCTATGGTTCTCACAGTTTATGTTGATCTGGTATTCAAACGTCCCTGAAGAGGTGACTTATTTTGTAACTCGTATAGAAGATTACAACTTAGTATTCTTTGGTATGGTAGCGATTAATTTCTTACTTCCTGTATTGATATTGATGAATTCTGATTTCAAACGTAGAAATTGGTTTGTAGTTACTGCTGGGCTATTTATAATAATCGGCCACTATTTAGACATATATGTCGCGGTAATGCCAGCGACAGTTGGTAAATCTTGGTTTATAGGATTACCAGAAATAGGAGCATTCTTGTTGTTCGGTGGGTTATTTATTTTAACAGTGTTCTACACGTTAACTAAAGCACCTTTATCCGTCAAAGAAGATCCATATTTAGGTGAGAGTAAACACTTCCACTATTAAAATTTTATAAGAGAAATACACTGTAATGACAGCATTTTTAATAATTCTTATTGCAGCCTTACTCGTAATATCGATTTGGCAGATTTCTAAGATTGTAAGTTTAGGTAAAGCACCGGAGCCAGATACTGAAATGGCTGAAGTTGCAAATGATCAAGACAACAAACGCAACGGTCAGGGAATGCTCATCTTTGTGATTGCCATGTATATCATGATGATTGCATGTTTCATAGCATATCAAGACTTCTTCTTACCAGATGCTGGTTCTGCTCATGGAGCTGAATATGACAACTTACTTCTACTTACAACAGTCATCATTATGATTGTTCAGGTGTTGACACAAGGTTTACTTCATTACTTTTCTTACAAGTATCACGGTAAAAAGGGACAAAGAGCACTTTTCTATGCAGATAATGATCGTTTGGAGTTTATCTGGACAGCAATTCCAGTTGTAGTGCTCGCAGGTTTGATCCTTTGGGGATTATTCTCTTGGAATGATATCATGGATGCCTCAACAGATGACGATCCACTAATTGTAGAAGTATATGCTTATCAGTTTGGTTGGAAAGTCCGTTACAGTGGAGCAGATAATATTCTTGGAGACGCAAATGTGCGATTTATAGAAGGTTCCAATCAGTTAGGTATTGATCCTACTGACGCTGATGGTATGGATGACAAAGTTTCTAATGTAGCCATTCATTTGCCTGTAGACCGTCCGGTACTTTTTAAATTTAGAAGTCAAGATGTGCTTCACAGTGCTTATATGCCACATTTTAGGGCTCAAATGAATGTAGTTCCAGGAATGGTTACACAGTTTAAGTTCACTCCTACAGTTACTTCTGAAGACTTCCGTTCCACAGAATTTATGACTGAAAAGGTTCGTAAGATTAATGAAATTCGTCGACAAAGAAGTGAGGAATTAGTAGCCAACGGTGACGTTGCTTTAGACCCTTACGAGTTCGAGTATTACTTGTTATGTAATAAAATATGTGGATCCAGCCACTATAACATGCAAATACCGATCATCGTTGAAAGCCAAGAGGACTACCAAGAATGGTTAGACTCACAACAAACATTTGAAGAAACTTTAGCGAGCACAGAAAATTAAGATTATGGGACAAGCTATTGCGGTTGCAGATCACAGTCACGATGAACACCACCACCATCACAAAGAAACTTTTGTAACTAAGTATATTTTCTCTACAGACCATAAGATGATTGCTAAGCAATATCTTATTACAGGTTTGATCATGGGAGCTATAGGTATTCTCATGTCTATCTTGATGAGAATGCAGCTAGCTAATCCAGGAGAACCTAGCGTTGTATTCAGTGCATTACTTGGTAAATGGGCTCCTGAGGGAGTTATGGATCCTAGTATCTACTTGGCTCTAGTAACAATCCACGGTACCATCATGGTATTCTTCGTATTGACGGCTGGACTGAGTGGAACATTCTCTAACTTCTTGATCCCCCTTCAGATCGGTGCTCGAGATATGGCGTCAGGGTTCCTAAATATGGTTTCTTACTGGTTGTTTTTTCTCTCATCTGTTATTATGCTATCATCTCTTTTTGTAGAGATGGGACCAGCGGCTGCGGGTTGGACGATCTATCCACCCTTGAGTGCACTTCCTGAAGCAATGCCTAACTCAGGTATGGGTATGACATTATGGTTGGTTTCCATGGCAATTTTCATCGCATCTTCGTTACTTGGTTCTTTGAATTATGTAGTTACAGTAATTAACATGAGAACTAAAGGAATGTCGATGACTCGTTTACCATTGACAATCTGGGCATTTTTCGTTACTGCCATCATTGGTATTGTCTCTTTCCCAGTTCTTCTATCTGCAGCTTTGATGTTGATCATGGATAGAAGTTTTGGAACTTCATTCTTCCTTTCAGATATTTATATTAAAGGAGAAGTATTAGCTAATCAAGGTGGGTCTCCAGTTTTATTTGAACACTTATTCTGGTTCTTGGGGCATCCTGAGGTTTATATTGTATTACTTCCAGCATTAGGTATTACCTCAGAGATTATTGCTACAAACTCTCGTAAGCCGATTTTTGGTTACCGTGCGATGGTCGCATCGATATTAGCAATCGCATTCCTATCGACAATCGTGTGGGGCCACCACATGTTCGTATCAGGTATGAATCCCTTCTTAGGATCTGTATTTACCTTCACTACATTGTTGATTGCAATTCCTTCAGCAGTTAAAGCATTTAACTATATCACTACACTTTGGAAAGGTAATTTGCAAATGAACCCGGCGATGCTGTTCTCCATAGGTTTGGTATCAACATTTATTTCTGGGGGTCTTACAGGAATCATTTTAGGAGATAGTACACTCGACATTAATGTCCACGACACGTACTTTGTAGTTGCTCACTTCCACTTGGTAATGGGTATATCTGCACTCTATGGTCTCTTTGCTGGTGTGTATCACTGGTTCCCTAAGATGTTCAATAGAATGATGAACAAGAATCTTGGGTATGTCCATTTCTGGCTTACAGCAATAGGTGCTTACGGAGTTTTCTTCCCGATGCACTTTATAGGTATGGCTGGTTTGCCACGTAGATATTATGAGAATACAAACTTCCCTTACTTTGACGATTTACTAGACACGAATAAGTTAATTACGTATTTTGCAATCGCTACTGCGTTTGCTCAGTTGTTCTTTGTATACAACTTTGTAAAATCGATTTTCTACGGTAAAAAAGCTCCGGCTAATCCATGGAAGTCTAACACACTTGAGTGGACTACAGGAGATAAACACATCCACGGTAACTGGGAGGGTCCTATTCCTCATGTGTACCGTTGGGCTTACGATTACAGTAAGTTGAATGACAACGATGAATACGTGATTCCAGGGCAGGATTATGCTCCTCAGCACATTCCACTCCAAGAGGGAGAAGAGGAATTGAATCACTAATAAATAAGTTTGATAGATATTAGAAAGGCTCGCAATTAAGCGAGCCTTTTTGATTTTGGTAAGTACGCTTTCGCGAAAGCGTAACAAAAAAAAATTACTTCGTACCTCTGGGAGGATATTCCTTTTTTATGATAAAATCGATCGCGTTGAGAATATCCTTTGTAGAAGGTCTTGCAAAGGGCATGCTTTGTACGGATGAGAAATATAATTTGTTGTTTTTATCAATCAAAAACACCCCAGGTTCCGAAAATGTTGCCGGTTCTTTATCGCTAATACTTTCAGAAATGAAGAGTCCAAATTCTCTAGCCTTCTCTTCGCTAAGATCATAAGCTATAGGTAAAGAGGTTACATCCCATTCATTTCCAGCTTTTTTTGCGCGCTCCTCGCTATCCATACTTATAGCGCAAAGATTCACACCTCTTTCAACGAAGTCTTCCAGATGATCTTGGACTTCGCTTAGTTGTTTTTTACATACTGGGCAATGCAGGCCGCGGTAGAAAAATAGAAGTGAAAAATTCTCGGGATTTTGTTCTTCCAGTTTATATCGCGCATCATTGATGAGCGGTAGATCTAAACTGGGCATAGAAGTTTTAGGTTTCATGTTTTTCTTTTTAATCTAAACAATGATCTTATTGTATGCCATTAATTCCCTCTTAAATAACACTACTCTAACTGAAACAGATTGATTTCATGTAATCGTAGCGATGTACTGTGACTTATATTTGACTCATGATTGAACATCTAGACCCTTCAGGCGACCACTTCTCTAACGAGGAGCATGACATAGAGCGCGCGTTGCGTCCCCTTAGTTTTGGTGATTTTGCTGGACAAGATCAAATTCTTGAAAATCTTGAGGTGTTCGTCGAGGCAGCAAACCAGCGTGGTGATGCACTAGATCATACTCTTTTTCATGGTCCTCCGGGATTGGGTAAGACAACTCTTGCCCATATTCTAGCCAATGAGCTGGGAGTAGGAATTAAGGTAACTTCTGGTCCCGTTTTGGATAAACCTGGTGATCTTGCCGGTTTGTTGACTAACCTTAATGAACGCGACGTACTCTTTATTGATGAGATTCATCGATTAAGTCCTATCGTTGAGGAGTACTTGTATTCTGCGATGGAAGATTATAAGATCGACATCATGATAGAAACGGGTCCCAATGCCCGTACGGTGCAAATCAATCTTTCTCCTTTTACGCTAATAGGAGCTACGACTCGCTCTGGTTTGCTTACAGCGCCTATGCGAGCACGATTCGGTATCTCATCGAGATTACAATACTACACAACAGAACTTTTGTCTGCGATCGTTGAGCGTAGTGCAGAGATCTTAAACGTGCCTATAGATCAAAATGCAGCCATCGAAATTGCTGGTCGCAGTAGAGGAACTCCACGTATCGCAAATGCCCTCTTAAGACGTGTGCGCGACTTTGCCCAAATTAAGGGAAACGGGAATATCGATTTAGACATCGCCCGATTCTCACTCAAGGCGCTTAATGTGGACGCTCACGGATTGGACGAAATGGACAATAAAATCTTGAGTACCATCATCGATAAATTCAAGGGAGGTCCTGTAGGTCTGACGACTCTTTCAACGGCTGTTTCAGAAAGTGCTGAAACCATTGAAGAGGTCTACGAACCTTTTTTGATTCAGCAGGGATTTATAGTGCGCACACCTCGTGGCCGGGAGGTTACAGAAGCAGCATATAAACATTTGGGGAGAACAAAATCGGCTTCACAGGGTGGTTTGTTTGATGTATAGTCTTTGAAGGGCTTGGATTTCTAAACTCTAACGCTGCAGGAGTAAGTTCTAAAATTGAATATGTACATAGATAGGTGAGTGAAGTAATAAAAATGTGACCATGAGTAATATTCCTGAGGTTTCTACCCTAGATTTTCTCCTACAGACCAGGGAGATTTATAAGAATCCGCTGCCGTTTCATCGAGAGAACTTCAAGAAGTTAGGTTACACTTTTAAAATAACGCCTAAGCCTGGACTCAAAATTCACTTTACCTGCGATGAGCGCATCGTGAAACACATGTTGCAGAAGAATCAGCGCAACTACGAGAAATCACCACTACAAACAGACGATCTAGGTAAATACATCGGGCATGGTTTGCTTACTGAAAATGGAGAGAAATGGCGCGCTAACCGGAAATTGATTCAGCCGGCATTTTATAAGAAATCGCTCATGGTTTTACTGGAAACCATGAATGATACCATTGAAAAGGAACTCTCGAGAATCCAGCCTGAGCAAGAGCTTGATGTCTTTCCTGTATTCAACGATTTGGCATTTAAGGTAGTGGCTAAAAGTCTTTTTGATCTTCCTGATATCGATGAAGCCATCGATAAGCTACAGCATATCACAGAAGAAGCTCAAAAAATGTTGATCAAGGAACTGCGTATCCCTTGGATGAAATGGTACTTTGACCGGGAGTGGCTGGCAGGAAAAAACAGTGTCCCTCATCACATAAGAATGGTGGAGGAGGCGCGAGACATCTTGAGGGAGATCATTAGAGACCGCAAAAGTTCGCAAGCACAACACGATGATCTATTGAATCTACTGCTTCACTCCACTTATGAGGACGGGAGTAAGATGGATGAAGAGCAACTTATTGATGAGATCCTAGTACTTTTTATTGCTGGCCATGAAACTACTGCAAATGCGTTGAGTTTTGCAGTGCAGCTGCTCGCTCACAACCCAGAGACCCAAGAGAAGGCAATTGCTGAACTCAGAGGAAATAAAGGCGACTCAATTTATGAGTGCCTAGTCGATCTACCATATTTAAAGCAGTGTGTGGAAGAAACCTTAAGACTCTACCCACCGGCTTATGTCACCGATCGGGTGACGCTGGAAGATGATCTATGTGAAGAAATCGAACTTAAGGCCGGCAGCACTTGGCTCATCTCGTTCTATGAATTGCACCGCCGTGAGGACTTATGGCGCGAGCCAGAAACGTTTGATCCAGAACGCTTCAGTCCTGAAAATGCAAAGAATCATCGTGACTACTATTTCCCATTTGGCGCGGGTCCCAGAATGTGTATAGGTAACAACTTTGCGATTTATGAAATGGTCATGGTTTTGGCGCAGTTGCTTCAACGGTATAAAATTCAACCTGTCCAGGATGAGATTGAAATATTCCCATTAATCACTTTGAAGCCTAAAAACGCAGTGGTGAAGTTTCAATCCCGCTAGATTAAGAAGTATTTTAAT
This genomic interval from Nonlabens spongiae contains the following:
- a CDS encoding TAT-variant-translocated molybdopterin oxidoreductase; amino-acid sequence: MATSKRYWKSTAQLEDNNEIVKDLEQKEFANPIPTEQFLGDDSAMAESKTSRRDFLKYVGFSTAAASLAACEGPVIHSVPYVNQPEQIVPGIANYYATTIANGYDFASVLVKTREGRPIKIESNRDAKYRGNANARVHASVLSLYDTQRLQAPLVKGAESSWDKLDGEVAQKLNQLGGKELVVLTATHASPSMSKIIEKLKAKYGNVREVVYDAVGEDAALDAFEGKYGTRGLADYDFTDAECIVSIGADFVGDWQGGGFDKGYSASRIPKDGKMSQHIQFEANMSLSGANADRRYPVKPSEQKAIIAALYSKIAGGSSPSLPAKIEKAVEQAAIALKRGGSKSVVLCGLSDRAAQQLTLSINEALSSTIIDTEEPIMTRQGSRMAVKNLLREMNSGSVGAVFVLGVDPVYAYEDSDAFAKAFSKVPLKVSFATRKDATAELCDYVATTPHYLESWGDTMIKKGHVYLTQPTIKPLFDTRQAQETLLKWSGDNTSYRDFLKSSAQADGSNWNKSLQDGFYKSNADFIANDLAPQMSDGMALSELSNAKGSNDFELVLYTKTAVGDGKQINNPWLQELPDPITRTTWDNYMTISIADAEELGIENYNVANGALDGNYAVVSMNGVELTLPALIQPGQAKGTIGIALGYGQKNGVQEEMQTGVNAYPLYKDGVNIQSVKVSATADVHEFACTQLQNTMMGRDVIRETDLATYRSGDKDEFNPMPEVSLNHIPTNVTSPDVDLWEGFDRSVGHHFNMSIDLNACTGCGACVIACHAENNVPVVGKSEVRKSRDMHWLRIDRYYSSTDSFEDDEAKKDGFSGLFGDNGSLGGFGELEIPAENPQVAFQPIMCQHCNHAPCETVCPVAASAHGRQGQNHMTYNRCVGTRYCANNCPYKVRRFNWFLYNGNDEFDYHMNNDLGRMVVNPDVTVRSRGVMEKCSMCMQMTQMTILEAKKEGRMIKDGEFATACSNACMEGAIKFGDINDKESEIYKLKQSDRAYHLLEEVGTEPNVLYQVKVRNV
- the nrfD gene encoding NrfD/PsrC family molybdoenzyme membrane anchor subunit, whose product is MAHYEASIRRPLVTGDKTYGDVTRDIVAPVEGEANKQWWLVFSIALIAFLYGLGCIIYTVSTGIGVWGLNKTIGWAWDITNFVWWVGIGHAGTLISAVLLLFRQKWRMAINRSAEAMTIFSVIQAGLFPIIHMGRPWLAYWVLPIPNQFGSLWVNFNSPLLWDVFAISTYLSVSLVFWWTGLLPDFAMIRDRAITPFNKKIYGILSFGWSGRAKDWQRFEEVSLVLAGLATPLVLSVHTIVSFDFATSVIPGWHTTIFPPYFVAGAVFSGFAMVNTLLIVMRKVVNLENYITIQHIELMNLVIMITGSIVGVAYITELFVAWYSGVEYEQYAFLNRATGPYWWAYWSMMTCNVFSPQFMWFKKLRTSIMFSFVISIVVNIGMWFERFVIIVTSLHRDYIPSSWTMFSPTFVDIGIFIGTIGFFFVLFLLYSRTFPVIAQAEVKSILKSSGSKYKTLRENKMTSNTANSSGDPIAHPSK
- a CDS encoding DUF3341 domain-containing protein, producing the protein MATHKIHALYADDDVLLRAVKLIKEQKYHIEEVFCPFPVHGLEKAMGIADTRLAINAFLYGLVGLSVATVMMNYIMIEDWPQNIGGKPSFSYLQNMPAFVPIMFELTVFFAAHLMVITFYLRSRLWPFKKAENPDVRTTDDHFLMEIDAYGEDIDSITKFIYDTGATEISLIDNKDDH
- a CDS encoding c-type cytochrome, whose protein sequence is MKKSYLNLLYVFIAAALVACGDGQDKEVDASSDRSVQYFPNMYQDVGYSTYGEGEIFPNNVEAQKPVEGTVSRGWMPYEYEDTNEGYASAKANLNNPLPYTEENVTEGQVLYNIYCAICHGEKGKGQGHLVKTEKILGVPSYDAREITQGSIYHVMYYGINYMGSYASQTSIEERWQIAHYVDKLTKELKGEPSREFEEGNNDGLFAAYDQDMNPENTKEEDKDSEVEQPTLQPGEIEEMQEETNTNTSGDQ
- a CDS encoding quinol:cytochrome C oxidoreductase; protein product: MYTLTSKLKIFAIVLMVLGAILTVAGFLTVPSDEDIEHMVANHGIEHHEGEHYNKVGEDHETMVHGSESHPMNSVHGDNHHGDEAHHGSDTDVEHVTHQVHNRPWSAVYVAAFFFFMIGLGALVFLALQKAAQAGWSVVLFRVMEGISAYILPGGIIMFILLLLASFHITHIFHWMDPEVIDPSNPHYDELIAGKTGFLNVPFFLARAAAFLIGWNLYRWNIRKFSLKQDEEPKDNVWYKKGFKHSAMFLVFFLVTESIMAWDWIMSFDPHWFSTLFAWYILAGMMVTAITTIAIVTIFLKNCGYLEYVNDSHIHDLAKFMFGFSVFWTYLWFSQFMLIWYSNVPEEVTYFVTRIEDYNLVFFGMVAINFLLPVLILMNSDFKRRNWFVVTAGLFIIIGHYLDIYVAVMPATVGKSWFIGLPEIGAFLLFGGLFILTVFYTLTKAPLSVKEDPYLGESKHFHY